The window GCCGTCGTGGCTGTCGGCGAAGGAGATGGTCGAACCGGTCGAACCGGCAGCACCGTCGAGCGGCTCGAGGCCGGTGATGGCCTCGGCCAGCTTGTCGCCGGCGCCGTCGCCCTTGGTGTCGATGAGTGCCTGGATCGCGATCCGCGTGGCGTCATAACTCTGGACGGCCGCGTCGGGGTACTGCTGCTTGGCGTCGTACTCCGCCTCGTAGGCCTCCTTGAACTCCTTGAAGGCCGGCTTCTCGGTGTCGACCGACGCCGGGAAGTAGGCACCGGGGAAGCTTGTCGTAGGCGTCGCCGCCGACCTCGAAGGCGTCGGGGAAGCCCACGCCGACCAGACCGATGATCGGGATGTCCACGCCCTGCTCGACCATCGTCTTGGCGATGAGGCCGTGGTCGGCGCCAGTGGAGCCACCGATCATGACGGCGTCGGCACCCTGGTCACCCAGCGAGCGCACCGGGCCGGACATGTCCGTGCCGGCGAGCGCATACTCGATCGGCTTGCCCGACAGCGGCAGGGAGATCTCCTTGGCGAACTGCTCGAACATGCCGGCGAGGGCGGGACCCACCGCGCCGTTGTCGGCGAGGATGCCGGCCTTCTTGGAGCCGAGCGCCTGGGTGATCTCGGCGACCGCCCTGGCCTGGTCGATGGCGGTGGCGGCGACACGGAAGGTGTACTTGGCGCCGTCGGTGATGCCGGGCGAGGACGAGGCCGAGGCCAGGTAGACGACCTTGTTGCGCTCGGCGACCTCGCGGATGGCGAGGCCCTCGGCACTGGAGAGGCCACCGACGAGCACGGCGACCTCGTCGACGGTGATGGCACGGGTCGCGACGCGGGAGGCGACGTCGGGCGAGAGCTCGTCGTCATAGACCTTGAGCTCGATGTCCTTGCCGTCGATGCCGCCGTCCTCGTTGGCCTGAGCGACGGCGAGCTTGGCCGCGTTGACCATCATCTCGGCGGTGTCGGCGTTGGAGCCCTTGAGCGGGGCGACGAAGCCGATGGTGACCTTGTCGTCGCTGCTGCCCGAGCCGCCGCCGCACGCGCTCAGCGCGAGGAGGGCCGCGGCGGCCACGGGGGCCACCAGAATCTTGCGCAAACTGCTCTTCATGTCGGTTCTCCTGGGGTGTGTCACCGGTGGTGGCCGGTGGACTGGGTGGGGCTGGTGCTGGGTGGTGCGGGTTTCCGAGAGGGAGGTTCGGAGGCGGCTGCCTCAGAAGTAGGCGCGCTGGACCTCTTCGTGCGAGAGCTCGTCGACCCGGCCGTTGGCGACGACCTGGCCCTTCCTCAGCACGACGAGTTCGTCGCACAGCGTCCGCAGACGCGTTCCGCTCTGTTCGACGACGAGCACCGAGACGCCACGCTCACGCAGCGAACCGATGGCCTCATAGATCTTGGCCACCACGACGGGGGCCAGGCCCAGTGAAGGCTCGTCGAGCAGGAGCAGCCGCGGCTCGCGAACGATCGCGCGGCTCAGCGAGAGCATCTGCTGCTCGCCACCCGAGAGCAGGCCGGCCAGTTGCGACTCGCGGCTCTCGAGAATGGGGAAGAGCTCGTGGATGAGCTCCAGGTGGGAGCGCAGCTTGGCCGCCGCGCCGCGGTTGGTGAGGGCGCCCGTGGCGAGGAGGAGGTTCTCCTTCACGGTGAGCGACTTCAGGACCATGTGGCCTTCGGGGAGGAAGGCCATCCCGTTGCGGCTGGTGCGGTCGGAGGGGTGACCGGTGGTGTCCTCGCCGTGGAACGTGATGCTCCCCGAGTGGGGCTTGAGCTGCCCGGAGATCACCTTCATCAGGGTGGACTTGCCGGCGCCGTTGAGGCCGGTGACACCGACCGCATGGCCGGGACCGACGGTGAGGTCGACCCCCCGCAGCACGTCGACACGCTTGTTGTAGCCCGCGTGCACTCCGCGCACTTCCAGTGCGTTCGTCGTCTCGCTCACAGCGCTGCCTCTCCCAGATATGCCTCGATGACGTCGCGGTTGGCGAGGACCTCGTCGGGGGTGCCCTCGGCGAGTACGGCGCCCTGGTTCATCACGACCATGCGATCGGCGGCGCGAACCACGAACCCGACGTGGTGGTCGATGAGGATCACCGAACGGCCCTGCGAGCGGAGCTGCTCGATGACGTGGAGCAGGTCCTCGAGATCGTTCTCGGTGAGTCCGGCACCTGGTTCGTCGAGCAGCAGGAGGCCGGGGTCGAGGGCGAGACCGCGAGCGATCTCGGCCAGACGGAGCACGCCGTAGGGCTGGGAGTCCGCGTCGCCGTCGGCATAGCGGCCGACGCCGACCTCGGTGAGGTTCTCCAACGCCGTGGCGTGGTGGATCTCGTCGTCGCGACGCGACTTGCGGCTGTGGAACAGCTGGCCGAGGAATCCGGCGCGGCTGTGGACCTCGCCGCCGAGCATCACGTTCTCGAGGATGCTCAGGTCGGGGACCAACGCGGGCACCTGGAAGGTCCGCGCGATGCCGGCCTGACGGATGCTGTGCTTGCGCTGACCGATCAGCGACTCACCCTTGAGGGAGATCGCTCCCGACGTGACCGGCACCTCGGCGGTGATCGCGTTGAGCAGCGACGTCTTGCCGGCGCCGTTGGGGCCGATCAGTCCGACCACCTCACCGGGACGCACGGACAGCGAGACCTCCTTAACCGCGACGACACCGCCGAAACGCACCGTCACGTCTTGGAGGTCCAGCACCGGCTCACCAGTGGCGGGCTGTCGTACGGGACGCTCGTGGGCCGTGACCGTCCGCTGCTCGTGCGAGGCGGCGGGCGTGCCACTCTCGGCGGAGCGGTGCGCCTTCTCGCGGCGCCAGGCGAGCGCGGAGCTGATCCAGCCCGCGACTCCCTTGCGGCCGAAGGTCATCAGGAAGATCACGGCGACGCCGTAGACCAGCGGCTGGTTGTCACCCATGTGGATGCCGAGCTCGTCGAGGCCGAGGAGCACGCCGACGCCCAGGAAGGGGCCGAGGAAGCTGCCGGCACCACCGATGACGGTCGCCAGCAGGAGCTCGATCAGGCGGTGGATGCCGAACGCCTCGGGCGCGATCGTGAGCTGGAAGTGGGCATAGAGCGCACCGGCCAGGCCGGCGAGTCCGCTGGAGACCACGAAGGCCAGCAGGCGCAGGCGGGCCGCGTCCACACCGACGGTCGGCAAAACGTTGGGCGTCTCGCGCAGCGCCACGAGCTTGCGACCCAGGGCCGAGCGGTGGATGCGCAGCATCAGGTCACCGACGAGCCAGGCCACCACGGCACACAGCCACAGATATTCGGTCGTACCGCCGACCAGCGAGGTCTCGCCGATGCTGGGCGGGGTGATCGAATAGATCCCGGCCGCACCGCCCGTCACCGAGGTCCACTTCGAGAAGACCTCGGTCACCGCCACCGCGAAGGCGAGGGTGACGATCGCGATGAAGATCGAGCGCAGTCGCGCCGTGGGTGCAGCGATCGCGCCGCCCAGCGCTGCGGAGAGCACGAAGGCGAAGACGATGGCCAGCCAGAACGACCAGCCCCAGTTGTTCTCCGCATAGACCGAGGCATAGGCGCCGACGCCATAGAGGGCGACGCTCGCCAGGGAGAAGATGCCGGCATAGCCGAAGACCAGGTTGAAGCTGGAGGTCAGCACATAGGCGATGCAGCCGGCTGTCGCGAGGTGGCGGTAGTAGCCGTCCTCGGACACGGCGAGCACCATGACGGCGAGTGCGATGGGCAGGGCCAGGTGCGGCCAGACCCGCCGCAGCCACCCGGCCACGGACCTCGTGTTGTCGAGCTGCGCGTTCACACTCGCTCTCCTGTCTTCTGGGACGCGAAGATGCCGGCGGGACGGACGGCGAGTCCGACCAGCAGCAGGACCAGCGCGGGGGTCAGGGGGATCTGCATCTCGACGATGCGCTCCACGGTGGCGCCGACCAGGCACACCACCGTGACGCCGAGGACGCTCGCGCGGACCGAGGCGATGCCACCGAAGACGACTCCGACCAGGGCCGTGATCATCAGCGGCATGGCAGCGGTCTCGGAGATCGCGGCGAGGCTGGCCTGCATCACGCCGCCGAGGGC of the Nocardioides sp. genome contains:
- a CDS encoding ABC transporter substrate-binding protein, which produces MKSSLRKILVAPVAAAALLALSACGGGSGSSDDKVTIGFVAPLKGSNADTAEMMVNAAKLAVAQANEDGGIDGKDIELKVYDDELSPDVASRVATRAITVDEVAVLVGGLSSAEGLAIREVAERNKVVYLASASSSPGITDGAKYTFRVAATAIDQARAVAEITQALGSKKAGILADNGAVGPALAGMFEQFAKEISLPLSGKPIEYALAGTDMSGPVRSLGDQGADAVMIGGSTGADHGLIAKTMVEQGVDIPIIGLVGVGFPDAFEVGGDAYDKLPRCLLPGVGRHREAGLQGVQGGLRGGVRRQAAVPRRGRPEL
- a CDS encoding ABC transporter ATP-binding protein, whose amino-acid sequence is MSETTNALEVRGVHAGYNKRVDVLRGVDLTVGPGHAVGVTGLNGAGKSTLMKVISGQLKPHSGSITFHGEDTTGHPSDRTSRNGMAFLPEGHMVLKSLTVKENLLLATGALTNRGAAAKLRSHLELIHELFPILESRESQLAGLLSGGEQQMLSLSRAIVREPRLLLLDEPSLGLAPVVVAKIYEAIGSLRERGVSVLVVEQSGTRLRTLCDELVVLRKGQVVANGRVDELSHEEVQRAYF
- a CDS encoding ATP-binding cassette domain-containing protein; translated protein: MNAQLDNTRSVAGWLRRVWPHLALPIALAVMVLAVSEDGYYRHLATAGCIAYVLTSSFNLVFGYAGIFSLASVALYGVGAYASVYAENNWGWSFWLAIVFAFVLSAALGGAIAAPTARLRSIFIAIVTLAFAVAVTEVFSKWTSVTGGAAGIYSITPPSIGETSLVGGTTEYLWLCAVVAWLVGDLMLRIHRSALGRKLVALRETPNVLPTVGVDAARLRLLAFVVSSGLAGLAGALYAHFQLTIAPEAFGIHRLIELLLATVIGGAGSFLGPFLGVGVLLGLDELGIHMGDNQPLVYGVAVIFLMTFGRKGVAGWISSALAWRREKAHRSAESGTPAASHEQRTVTAHERPVRQPATGEPVLDLQDVTVRFGGVVAVKEVSLSVRPGEVVGLIGPNGAGKTSLLNAITAEVPVTSGAISLKGESLIGQRKHSIRQAGIARTFQVPALVPDLSILENVMLGGEVHSRAGFLGQLFHSRKSRRDDEIHHATALENLTEVGVGRYADGDADSQPYGVLRLAEIARGLALDPGLLLLDEPGAGLTENDLEDLLHVIEQLRSQGRSVILIDHHVGFVVRAADRMVVMNQGAVLAEGTPDEVLANRDVIEAYLGEAAL